From one Nitrospiraceae bacterium genomic stretch:
- a CDS encoding integrase core domain-containing protein: LVERWRQTYNRIRPHSALGYRPPAPEAIAPRCA; this comes from the coding sequence CTCGTGGAGCGCTGGCGGCAGACCTACAACCGGATTCGGCCCCACAGCGCCCTGGGCTATCGTCCGCCGGCACCGGAAGCCATCGCGCCACGGTGCGCGTGA